AACATCGTGCACAGCAGAATCTTGGCGAAACCACCGTATTTGATCGCGTGGGTGGCGATATTTCGTATGAAAAGAAGTGGTTCCAGGTAGGCGCGACGTTCGATTGGGACTCTGAAGACGATCCTAAGAAAAATCAACCCATTTCACGTTATTTGGTGACGGCCAATGTTGATAATCTAGTGATTTTAAACTACGGCGATACCTACCCCACTTTCAGCCCTGTTACGCTCAATGGAACGCGTGTACGCGGTTTTAGCGGGGGCGTTTATCTTGGCGTGTTCAATTTTGAGTACGTCACCGGTGAAGTTAACCGTAAAGTATTGAGTGATCAAAATAAAAAGAACAAAAGCAAAATAGATTCTATTTTCCACAATACGGACACTTCTGTTACATCATACGCCGATGCTTATCAGGCTTATTTTGAAAGCAACCCCAATGGTTATTTTTCAGGCGATTTCAAACGTAATATGACCGCCGGACGCTTCTCTGTAGGCCCCCAGTCATTCCAATTCGGAGTAAGTTTTGTAAAAACCAAAGATCAAGTTAGCTCACTCCTCATGAATCCTATAACGGCTGTGGGCTATAACGGCTTGACCCCGCAAGAAAATTTGGTTGCCGGTGCTGATTTTCGAGCAAGCATGTTCAATAAGCGTTTGAACTTTGATGCATCGGTCGCCAGCGCTATCAGTAACACCGATATTACATCCGGTTCAATTTCTCATGCCGATCTAGACTCAGCAGATATTGACCTGACTAAAAGTCAATACGATTTAGTAAAGAAGTTTATTACGCTAAACGCTAATCTCGATCCACTAATAACTGAATTCGATAAAAACTTACTCGCATATACTGTTGGTAGTTCAATATCTGCATATAATAACAATCTGAGTGTGCGTTATCGTTTTAACGGTGCGTTTTTCCAATCGTACGGGGCATCTGTAGCTAGAGATCAAGAGTCGTTTGAGATCGTCGACCGCATGCGGTTTTGGCAAAACCGCATATTCCTTACAATCAACTATGCGACGATGAAGAATAATCTTGCCAAAACAGCGGCCAATACGCCTAAAACCAATACGCTTGGATTTAACATGTCATTTTTCTTACCTAATAAATTACCATCGGTAACATTGGGTTATCAAACTATGAGTCGTAAGAATGGTTTTGATTACGATGGATCAGCAATAAGAGAAAACACAACACAAAAATATCGTGATCAAATACGCGCCGGTGCGCGTCCTGAAGACAATACAACCAATACATTCAGTTTTAACACGACGTACGGTTTTACGTTTAATGAACTGCGTAACTCGGCGTCGTTTAGTTTATCCAACAGCACGCGTAAAGATAACAGTAAAGATATCAATACGGCATATTCGTTCGACTCAGACACTGCCGTTACCTCTGTTATAGCCAATGAAACCATTACAGACTATCATAAAGCCGCCTCCGGATCCAAGATAAATACCATCGGCTTGAGTCTTTCGACGGACTGGAAGTTTCCATTACGTACTTCGATCGGATTTAACAATTCGAACAGCGAAACAAAATCCGTCATTAAAACATCTGACAATAAACGGGATTCTATGACAGTCACAAATAAAACCAGTTCATTCAGTCTTAACGTCAATGCCGACTACCTCGTATTTCAAAATGATGACGTACGTATTAATTCGACAGCCGGATACAATTTAGCAGCTGTAACCTTGCCCAACGTTCCCGATATAACTCTTAACACGATTTCTTTGGGTTCACGAATCAATTTCTTTGAAAAAAACAATGTGACGCTGACTTACAGCATCACCTCCGGACTCAAAATTCCTACGGCTTCTGGTTCCAAATCGGTAACCAACAGCCTATTCTTAGCACGATACGAATACATTTTCTAATTCGATCTTATCCGCGAGAGCCTGATTTGATTATAAATCAGGCTCTCTTTTTATCCACTCTACTATCTTTATGACGAGGCATTATGGCAAAAGGTGATTTTTTCAAAAACCTCCGAGCCAATACCGGTGCATTGATTTGTTTGATCATCAGTTTATTGGTATTTATTCCGGGCTTGGTTTTAAAAGTACTCCCCGATTTGAGCGATAATCTTATCGCATTTTACCTGTTAAATATCGGGCTCACTTTTGCCTCATTGCTTGCTTCCGTTATCGGTATATATCTTGCCGGTTTTCAAAATAAGACATTATCCGGTATTTTTATAACTCTACTAGCTGTTTGGCTTGGTAGTTTTCTCGTCAATGTCAAAGCCATCGAAAGTGTTGAACTAAAAACCTTGGATCAGAGATTTAGTTTTCGATACCAATACGTTGACCTAGAAAAAAGATTAACCCCTGAAGAATCTCCCATCATCATCGTTGATGTGAGCGATCAAGCCGGTGAAGAAGTTCGTGATCGCTATCCTTGGCCGCGTACGTATTACGCCCATTTTATCCGTAATATGAAACGCGCCGGCGCTAAAGTGGTCGGAATAGATATTGTGTTTGATGCCCCGGATTATAATGGTCCCGAAAAGGATGATGATCTCGCGGCGGCTATCAAAGAATGCGGCAACGTCGTATTGGCCGGTAAAGTCATTAAAGGCGATGTAGCTTCCGGCGGCGGAAGTATCGGCACAACAGCCAAGCCGCTTCCTAAATTTCTGGATGAAGGAATCGGAAAATGGGGTTTTGTCGGTGTAACCAATGATATTGACGGTTTTTGGCGGCAATATCTGGTTGAAGAAAAAACGGGTGATGATGAACACGAGCAGGTTTTTCACTCGTTTGGCGTCGAAGTTTTACGCAAATATTATGATATCCCTGATTCTGCAAAATTCATCAACAATGAACAATTTTTTCAATTCGGCGACAAAGTTATACGCAAGTATAAACCCTACTCTTTTTTGATCAACTTCGCCGGTCCTAAAGCTACATTCCCCTATAAATCGTTCGAACTTACGGTGGATGATGCCGCATTTGATCTCAAAGAAGGGCGCGATCTGGATTCGTTTGATGATGAAGGCGATCCCGATCTAGGGATCCCCCCCGGCCTGCTTAAATCCGGTTTCTTTAAGGACAAAATCGTTCTTCTCGGTGCGACGATGGAAGAGTTGCACGACGTGTTTTCCGTACCGATCAGTGAAGTGCGCACTTCCGATGGAAAAAAACTAGAAACCCTGATGCCCGGAGTTGAAATCCACGCCAACGCAATTTATACCATTATCAAAGATAACTATGTTACCATACAG
This region of bacterium genomic DNA includes:
- a CDS encoding CHASE2 domain-containing protein, with the protein product MAKGDFFKNLRANTGALICLIISLLVFIPGLVLKVLPDLSDNLIAFYLLNIGLTFASLLASVIGIYLAGFQNKTLSGIFITLLAVWLGSFLVNVKAIESVELKTLDQRFSFRYQYVDLEKRLTPEESPIIIVDVSDQAGEEVRDRYPWPRTYYAHFIRNMKRAGAKVVGIDIVFDAPDYNGPEKDDDLAAAIKECGNVVLAGKVIKGDVASGGGSIGTTAKPLPKFLDEGIGKWGFVGVTNDIDGFWRQYLVEEKTGDDEHEQVFHSFGVEVLRKYYDIPDSAKFINNEQFFQFGDKVIRKYKPYSFLINFAGPKATFPYKSFELTVDDAAFDLKEGRDLDSFDDEGDPDLGIPPGLLKSGFFKDKIVLLGATMEELHDVFSVPISEVRTSDGKKLETLMPGVEIHANAIYTIIKDNYVTIQADWIRVLIVTLSAFVVFLLVSRLNKPLLALPILLLIIASVIALAFYLFAKHNIHMQLVTPVLAIMFTYVGNVIFQYLGERKEKAQIRNAFGRYLPEKVVAQLVENPGLLKLGGEERVLSILFSDVAGFTTISEKLTPVELVHLLNEYLTAMTNIISKYDGIIDKYEGDAIMAEFGAPLQDDEHAAKACYAALEMQEKLVEMRVKWKREGRPELKARAGINSGNVVLGNMGSESVFDYTVMGDNVNLASRLEGANKEYGTYIMISEMTREFVKEQVITRELDILRVKGKAKGVKVFEVIARTSTGITANMKKTIENYNKGLELYRQQRWDEAMVLFKTALTTNPDDGPSQTYIERCEEFKLNPPPENWDGIFEMKTK